Proteins encoded within one genomic window of Argiope bruennichi chromosome 7, qqArgBrue1.1, whole genome shotgun sequence:
- the LOC129976685 gene encoding 3-hydroxyisobutyrate dehydrogenase, mitochondrial-like: MAAKFIYCKIACRSLLTNVNRLKMHQKNFGRLASSVGFIGLGNMGSHMARNLMVKGHSITVYDVHPERITQLVDSGALFAQHPAEVAQNCDRIITMLPSSPHVQEVYTAEQGIFQQVKPGALLIDCSTIDPSVTRELAIRAQKRGAVYLDAPVSGGVNAAKNGTLTFMVGGKESEFEAVKDLLLCMGENAVHCGDVGTGQGAKICNNMALAISMIGTSEAMNLGIRLGLDPKMMGKILNMSSGRCWASEVYNPVPGVMENVPSTNGYQGGFGTALMAKDLGLAQLAATKTSSPTPLGSLAHQIYRMMINSGLSNKDFSSVFLYLQEGHTFNGKK; this comes from the exons ATGGCAGCcaaatttatttactgtaaaattgCTTGTCGGAGTTTGCTGACCAATGTGAACAgattaaaaatgcatcaaaaaaatttcg GAAGATTGGCTTCTTCTGTTGGATTCATAGGACTAGGGAACATGGGCAGTCATATGGCTAGAAATCTGATGGTGAAAGGTCATAGCATAACAGTATATGATGTACATCCAGAAAGGATTACACAACTTGTAGACAGTGGTGCATTATTTGCTCAGCATCCAGCAGAAGTAGCTCAAAATTGTGATCGTATCATTACAATGTTACCCTCTAGTCCACATGTACAAGAAGTTTATACTGCTGAGCAAGGAATTTTTCa ACAAGTCAAGCCAGGAGCATTGCTAATAGATTGTTCAACAATTGATCCCTCTGTTACCCGTGAACTTGCCATAAGAGCCCAAAAGAGAGGAGCTGTTTACCTAGATGCTCCAGTCTCGGGAG GTGTGAATGCTGCCAAAAATGGAACCCTCACATTTATGGTTGGTGGAAAAGAATCTGAATTTGAAGCTGTTAAAGATCTCCTTCTTTGTATGGGTGAAAATGCTGTGCATTGTGGTGATGTAGGTACTGGTCAAGGTGCAAAAATCTGCAATAACATGGCTCTTGCTATTTCAATGATTGGAACATCTGAAGCCATGAATTTGGGAATCCG gtTAGGATTAGATCCAAAAATGATGGGTAAGATTCTGAATATGAGCTCAGGAAGATGCTGGGCAAGTGAAGTCTACAATCCTGTACCTGGAGTAATGGAAAATGTTCCTTCAACTAATGGCTACCAAGGAGGATTTGGTACAGCTTTAATGGCCaaa GATCTTGGATTAGCGCAACTAGCAGCAACAAAGACATCATCCCCAACTCCATTAGGTTCCTTAGCTCATCAAATATACCGAATGATGATAAATAGTGGATTGTCAAACAAAGATTTTTCTTCTGTATTCCTGTATCTACAGGAAGGACACACTTTTAATGGGAAGAAATGA